Proteins encoded within one genomic window of Massilia litorea:
- a CDS encoding bifunctional diguanylate cyclase/phosphodiesterase, which translates to MTFGTSSLIQPQLDELLDHLPAGVVVHGADGRVLNANRTACELIGKHLEQLRGTESTKEAWTLLCADGTPMAPGDFPVNVVLRTGNKVSELVIGNPGPEPELTRWVICNAYPEFDSKGALCRVIVCFTDCTAMKQAEQGLQQSEERLRLALQGSTDAVWDYDLIKDKIYYSDRWWSMLGYQSGELGAHTSLWVELTDPDDKPRVTSYWSNLLSSKLNTYSVEWSLRHRDGHYVPILSRGLVTRDTNGKALRVSGTNTDLTERKLAERRIYQLAYYNHLTGLPNRRLLSEELDKILARSQRSGLLGAVICIDLDNFKLLNDTMGRDFGDMLLRQVAGRLRCSLRHCDQLAHLGSDEFVLVLEDLGADSHEAITEAQHVLQKLHYTLGQPHQFNRRSVVITPSMGVTLLDGASADIETLLKQANLAMCQAKSHGRNSSRFFDPCMQAAAEHQAMLELAMREGLLARQFVLFCQPQFDTRGRLVGAEVLVRWYRSNGEILSPDEFIGLAESSGLIVPLGQYVLEEACHALARWQDDHSLRELELAVNVSVRQLRSANFTEKVADILLETGARASKLCLELTESVFAENVAETVERMDELCGHGVQFSLDDFGTGYSSLSYLKRFPLTALKIDRAFVHDVHVNPDAVPIVKAIIALARSLKLEIVAEGVEHEAQRNFLIDSGCNTLQGYLLGKPMPISEFEQMYSSGCVGHA; encoded by the coding sequence ATGACCTTTGGTACTTCCTCACTCATACAGCCCCAGCTTGACGAGCTTCTTGATCACCTGCCTGCAGGCGTTGTTGTGCATGGTGCGGACGGTCGCGTTCTGAATGCCAACCGGACCGCCTGCGAACTGATCGGTAAGCACCTTGAGCAATTGAGAGGAACCGAATCTACCAAAGAGGCGTGGACCCTATTGTGTGCCGATGGGACGCCGATGGCGCCTGGGGATTTCCCCGTTAACGTGGTTCTGCGAACTGGCAACAAGGTGTCCGAGTTGGTCATCGGTAATCCTGGCCCGGAGCCCGAATTGACACGCTGGGTAATCTGCAATGCTTATCCAGAATTCGATTCCAAAGGCGCTCTGTGTCGGGTGATCGTATGCTTTACCGACTGCACTGCGATGAAACAGGCCGAGCAAGGCCTGCAGCAGTCAGAGGAGCGGCTACGCCTGGCTCTGCAGGGTTCGACAGACGCGGTATGGGACTATGATCTTATCAAGGACAAGATTTATTATTCGGATCGATGGTGGAGCATGCTCGGCTACCAGTCCGGCGAGTTAGGGGCCCACACAAGCTTATGGGTGGAGCTCACGGACCCTGATGACAAGCCGCGCGTCACCAGTTACTGGAGTAACCTACTTAGCAGCAAGCTAAATACGTACAGCGTAGAGTGGAGCTTACGCCACCGCGATGGGCACTATGTGCCCATACTGTCGCGTGGCTTGGTGACGCGCGATACCAACGGCAAGGCGTTGCGCGTTTCCGGCACAAATACCGATCTTACCGAACGCAAATTAGCAGAGCGGCGCATCTACCAATTAGCCTATTACAATCATCTTACCGGCCTGCCCAACCGTCGCTTACTTAGCGAAGAGCTAGACAAAATCTTAGCGCGCAGCCAACGATCGGGACTCCTTGGCGCCGTAATTTGTATAGACCTGGACAATTTCAAGCTGCTCAACGATACGATGGGCCGTGATTTTGGGGACATGCTGCTACGCCAAGTAGCCGGGCGTCTACGTTGTTCGCTGCGTCATTGCGATCAGCTGGCCCATCTAGGTAGCGACGAATTTGTCCTCGTCCTGGAAGACTTGGGAGCTGACTCCCATGAAGCAATCACAGAAGCCCAGCATGTCTTGCAGAAGCTTCATTATACCCTTGGGCAGCCACATCAATTTAATCGGCGGTCGGTCGTGATCACGCCGAGCATGGGCGTCACGCTTTTAGATGGCGCGTCGGCTGACATCGAGACCTTACTAAAGCAAGCCAATTTGGCCATGTGTCAGGCCAAGTCGCACGGCCGAAACAGCTCGCGTTTCTTCGACCCTTGCATGCAAGCTGCAGCCGAGCACCAAGCAATGCTTGAGCTCGCCATGCGCGAGGGCCTCTTAGCACGCCAATTCGTATTGTTCTGCCAGCCCCAGTTTGATACCCGAGGCCGGCTGGTAGGCGCTGAAGTGCTCGTCCGGTGGTACCGCTCTAATGGTGAGATACTTAGCCCTGACGAGTTCATCGGCTTGGCGGAGTCGTCAGGCTTGATCGTTCCGCTAGGCCAGTATGTGCTTGAGGAGGCTTGCCATGCGCTAGCGCGCTGGCAAGATGACCATTCGCTTAGAGAACTCGAGCTTGCAGTCAATGTCAGCGTACGCCAGCTACGCAGTGCGAATTTTACCGAGAAGGTCGCCGATATCCTGCTCGAAACGGGCGCGCGCGCTAGCAAATTGTGCCTGGAGCTTACCGAAAGCGTCTTTGCTGAAAACGTCGCCGAGACCGTTGAACGAATGGACGAACTGTGCGGACATGGTGTGCAATTTTCGCTGGACGATTTTGGCACCGGTTACTCCTCACTTTCGTATCTCAAACGCTTTCCACTCACCGCTTTAAAAATCGACCGGGCATTTGTACATGATGTGCATGTCAATCCGGACGCAGTGCCCATCGTCAAAGCGATTATTGCGCTCGCTCGCTCGCTCAAGCTCGAAATTGTCGCCGAAGGGGTGGAGCATGAAGCCCAGCGAAACTTCCTGATTGATAGCGGCTGTAACACACTACAAGGATACCTGCTGGGCAAACCAATGCCGATATCGGAGTTTGAACAGATGTATAGTAGCGGCTGTGTTGGCCATGCATAA
- a CDS encoding cold-shock protein, with the protein MASGIVKWFNDAKGFGFITPDGGGEDLFAHFSAINAAGFKSLAENQRVTFDVVNGPKGKQAANIQPE; encoded by the coding sequence ATGGCAAGCGGTATTGTGAAATGGTTTAATGATGCAAAAGGTTTTGGATTCATTACGCCAGATGGCGGTGGCGAAGACTTGTTTGCGCACTTTTCAGCTATTAACGCTGCCGGCTTCAAGTCGCTGGCCGAGAACCAGCGCGTGACCTTCGATGTCGTAAACGGCCCGAAGGGCAAGCAGGCTGCCAACATTCAGCCTGAGTGA